The following coding sequences are from one Treponema bryantii window:
- a CDS encoding sodium-dependent transporter codes for METQTKQRNSFIGSIGFVLAAAGSAVGLGNIWRFPYLAAKDGGGLFLVVYLALALTFGFALLITEVAIGRKTQESPLTAYSKISKKWGFLGIFSFVVPFIIYPYYCVIGGWVMKYMFSYLAFQGQVAVADGFFTGFITSQWQPIFYTVLFAVLCFIIVYKGVEHGIEKYSKILMPILVVIVIFIAIYSLFISHTDEAGVTRTGLQGAAVYFIPNFEGLTFKGFLTVCLDAMGQLFYSLSIAMGIMIAYGSYMKKDVNLGKSVNQIEIFDTGIALLAGMMIIPAVFAFSGKEGMSAGPGLMFITLPKVFNSLGKFGEFIGLIFFVMVMFAALTSAVSILEAITSSMMDKFKWSRKKSTLVMAASTFVVSIIVCLGYNVFYFDLKLPNGSVGQILDILDYASNNVLMPIIGLLTCILIGWVAKPKTTIDEITLNGEKFGRKTLYVVMIKFVAPILLFIILLKGIGIL; via the coding sequence ATGGAAACTCAAACAAAACAGCGCAACTCATTTATTGGTTCAATCGGGTTCGTTCTCGCTGCAGCAGGTAGTGCCGTAGGTCTCGGAAACATCTGGCGCTTCCCATATCTCGCAGCAAAAGATGGCGGTGGACTTTTTCTCGTAGTTTACCTTGCCCTCGCTCTTACATTCGGTTTTGCTCTTCTCATCACAGAAGTAGCAATTGGTAGAAAGACTCAGGAAAGTCCTCTTACTGCTTATTCAAAAATCAGCAAGAAATGGGGTTTCCTCGGAATCTTCTCTTTCGTCGTACCTTTCATCATCTATCCTTACTACTGTGTAATCGGTGGATGGGTAATGAAGTACATGTTCAGCTACCTCGCTTTCCAGGGCCAGGTTGCAGTTGCAGACGGATTCTTCACAGGCTTTATCACATCACAGTGGCAGCCTATTTTCTATACAGTTCTTTTTGCAGTTCTCTGTTTCATTATTGTTTACAAAGGTGTTGAGCACGGAATCGAAAAATATTCAAAAATCCTTATGCCAATTCTTGTTGTAATTGTAATCTTCATTGCAATCTACTCACTTTTCATCAGCCACACAGACGAAGCTGGCGTAACACGTACAGGTCTCCAGGGTGCTGCAGTTTACTTCATTCCAAACTTTGAAGGACTCACATTCAAGGGTTTCCTTACAGTTTGTCTTGATGCAATGGGACAGCTTTTCTACTCACTCTCAATTGCTATGGGTATTATGATTGCTTACGGTTCATACATGAAGAAAGATGTAAACCTCGGTAAATCTGTAAACCAGATCGAAATCTTCGATACAGGTATCGCTCTTCTCGCTGGTATGATGATTATCCCAGCCGTATTTGCATTCTCTGGAAAAGAAGGTATGTCTGCAGGTCCAGGACTTATGTTCATAACACTTCCAAAAGTATTCAACTCTCTTGGTAAGTTCGGTGAGTTCATCGGTCTCATCTTCTTCGTAATGGTAATGTTCGCAGCCCTCACTTCTGCTGTATCAATTCTCGAAGCAATCACATCTTCTATGATGGATAAGTTCAAGTGGAGCCGCAAGAAATCTACTCTCGTTATGGCAGCAAGCACATTTGTTGTTTCAATCATCGTTTGTCTCGGATACAACGTATTCTACTTCGACCTCAAACTTCCGAACGGTAGTGTTGGTCAGATTCTCGATATCCTCGACTACGCAAGTAACAACGTTCTCATGCCAATCATTGGTCTTCTTACTTGTATCCTTATCGGTTGGGTTGCTAAGCCAAAAACAACAATCGATGAGATTACCCTCAATGGTGAAAAGTTCGGTCGTAAGACTCTCTACGTTGTAATGATTAAGTTCGTTGCACCAATCCTTCTTTTCATCATCCTCTTGAAGGGAATCGGTATTCTTTAA
- a CDS encoding phospholipase D-like domain-containing protein, whose protein sequence is MKKHSKKSNYEIIKDKKRFKIFHKNVYSRLIINFLFIAIQIFLLAFFIFRLEKYLEVYFGISLTLTAGFMIFIINKKGRNEFKLAWIVPMIFVPLFSIAAYLMYHTNRGSHRHSKRLALLREQTEILLPANIPSSLREQKELIREFSKNRSADLIYYLTNNFFFPYKNCNTTYYPNGETFFPALIEEIENAQKFIFLEFFIIDVDSSWNEILSALQERQKNRVEIRILCDGLGSPVASTSFYQKYLKSKGFDSRVFLPIIPIVSTHLNNRDHRKIVIIDGKTAFTGGLNLANEYFNRGKNRFPYWKDNAVKIQGIAVHTFMQLFLQNWNLYSKTPEDFSPYLTALSAQLDLDPQQSPSASQDFNSQQIPGTQQELAPKQALPAHPGITIPYGDDFFNNKDIAENIYFYIINNAKKYLNITTPYILIDNLLQEALFFAAARGVEVSIIVPSVPDHLLTFCIGKTYLESFVDNGIKVYLYNKGFIHSKMFIADDHIATIGSVNLDYRSLYHHFENGVVFLDSPVVHDAKADFDETLKDCTHMQKGDYKKIPLYQRALGRLFRIFAPLF, encoded by the coding sequence ATGAAAAAGCATTCTAAAAAATCAAATTATGAAATCATCAAAGACAAAAAGCGTTTCAAAATTTTTCATAAGAACGTTTACAGCCGTCTCATAATCAACTTCCTGTTCATCGCCATTCAAATCTTCCTTCTGGCCTTTTTCATTTTCCGACTCGAAAAATACCTCGAAGTCTATTTTGGAATTTCCCTCACCCTCACAGCCGGCTTCATGATTTTCATAATAAACAAAAAAGGACGCAACGAGTTCAAGCTCGCCTGGATCGTTCCGATGATCTTCGTCCCACTGTTCAGCATCGCCGCATACCTTATGTATCATACAAATCGTGGCTCACATCGACACTCAAAAAGACTCGCCTTGCTTCGTGAACAAACCGAAATCTTACTTCCGGCAAACATACCTTCTTCACTCAGAGAACAGAAAGAATTGATACGCGAGTTCTCCAAAAATCGATCTGCAGATTTAATCTACTACCTCACAAATAATTTTTTCTTTCCTTACAAGAACTGCAATACAACTTATTATCCAAATGGCGAAACTTTTTTTCCAGCCTTGATAGAAGAAATTGAAAACGCACAGAAATTTATCTTCCTTGAATTTTTCATTATCGATGTAGACAGTTCCTGGAACGAGATTTTAAGCGCACTTCAGGAGCGCCAGAAAAATAGAGTTGAAATCCGAATCCTCTGCGACGGCCTCGGATCCCCCGTAGCTTCTACTTCGTTCTATCAGAAGTATCTTAAATCTAAAGGCTTTGATTCGAGGGTATTCCTCCCAATCATTCCGATTGTTTCAACACACCTCAATAACCGTGACCACCGTAAAATCGTAATCATCGACGGAAAGACAGCCTTTACCGGCGGTCTTAATCTTGCCAACGAATATTTCAATCGTGGTAAAAACCGCTTTCCATACTGGAAAGACAATGCTGTTAAAATACAGGGAATCGCTGTTCACACCTTCATGCAGCTTTTCCTGCAGAACTGGAATCTTTATTCCAAAACTCCTGAAGATTTTTCTCCATATCTCACGGCCCTCAGTGCACAACTAGATCTCGACCCTCAGCAGTCACCCAGTGCATCACAAGACTTCAACTCTCAGCAAATCCCCGGTACACAACAAGAACTCGCCCCTAAACAAGCCCTCCCCGCACACCCCGGCATCACCATCCCTTACGGCGACGACTTTTTCAACAACAAAGACATTGCAGAAAACATTTATTTCTACATCATAAATAATGCAAAAAAATATCTGAACATCACAACTCCTTATATCCTCATAGATAACCTGTTACAGGAAGCCCTGTTCTTTGCCGCAGCCCGCGGAGTCGAAGTTTCTATCATCGTGCCATCAGTTCCAGATCATCTTCTCACATTCTGCATTGGAAAAACATATCTGGAATCTTTTGTTGATAACGGAATAAAAGTTTATCTCTACAATAAAGGTTTTATCCATTCTAAAATGTTCATCGCTGACGACCATATCGCAACCATTGGTTCAGTGAATCTCGACTACAGAAGCCTCTATCATCATTTCGAAAATGGAGTTGTCTTTTTAGATTCACCAGTGGTACACGATGCAAAAGCAGATTTTGATGAAACCCTCAAAGACTGTACTCACATGCAGAAAGGCGATTACAAAAAGATTCCTCTTTATCAGAGAGCACTCGGCCGCCTCTTCCGCATCTTCGCACCACTATTTTAA
- a CDS encoding SPL family radical SAM protein, whose translation MHFVNAKTILTPHSMNIYRGCSHGCIYCDSRSKCYQFTHDFEDIEVKQNAPELLEAALKKKRKRCMIGTGSMCDPYIPLEKELQLTRRCLEIIDHYNFGATLITKSDLVLRDLDILTHINQKTKAVVQMTLTTADDTLCKKIEPNVCPTSRRFEVLQAFHKAGIPTVVWFSPFLPFINDTKENIEGIVDLCARAGVHAIICFGIGLTLREGNREYFYAALDRNFPSLSADQISLKQRYIKTFGYNYMVNSPNSHALMSYLSQLCKRNNIMLGTDSVFKWIEEFPDNDPLQPELF comes from the coding sequence ATGCACTTCGTGAACGCAAAAACAATTCTTACTCCTCACAGTATGAACATCTATCGTGGTTGTTCCCACGGTTGCATCTATTGTGATTCACGAAGTAAATGTTATCAGTTCACTCATGATTTTGAAGACATAGAAGTAAAACAAAACGCACCCGAGCTTCTCGAAGCCGCTCTCAAAAAAAAGCGAAAGCGCTGCATGATAGGTACCGGCTCTATGTGCGATCCTTACATCCCTTTAGAAAAAGAACTCCAGCTTACACGCCGCTGCCTCGAAATCATAGACCATTATAATTTCGGTGCAACACTTATTACTAAATCAGATCTTGTACTTCGTGACCTCGATATTCTTACTCACATAAATCAAAAAACAAAGGCTGTAGTTCAAATGACACTCACCACCGCAGACGACACTCTCTGTAAAAAAATTGAACCCAATGTCTGTCCAACAAGCCGACGCTTCGAAGTACTTCAGGCCTTTCACAAAGCCGGCATTCCAACCGTTGTCTGGTTCAGCCCGTTTCTCCCATTCATAAACGACACAAAAGAAAATATCGAAGGCATTGTAGACCTTTGTGCCCGGGCCGGAGTTCACGCAATCATCTGCTTTGGAATTGGGCTCACTTTGCGAGAAGGTAATCGCGAATATTTTTATGCCGCCTTGGACCGTAATTTTCCATCACTTTCTGCTGATCAGATTTCTCTCAAGCAACGCTACATAAAAACTTTCGGTTACAATTACATGGTAAACAGTCCGAACAGTCACGCCCTTATGTCTTATCTCTCACAACTCTGTAAACGCAACAACATCATGCTAGGTACTGATTCTGTTTTCAAATGGATTGAAGAGTTTCCAGACAACGACCCTCTTCAACCAGAATTATTTTAA
- a CDS encoding ClbS/DfsB family four-helix bundle protein produces the protein MPRPKTKDDLLTAAKENYDKLIKLIDGMSEKELNTPFDFSGEPSKREAHWSRDKNVRDVLIHLYEWHQLMLKFPKNNKDITDKKSAIAFLPSEYSWKTYGAMNVMFWNNHQKTSLEEARKLLDKSHADVINLIESYSNEELFIPKYFAWTGNAALGDYCVSTTSSHYDWAIKKIKAHIKNCK, from the coding sequence ATGCCAAGACCAAAAACTAAAGACGACCTGCTTACAGCAGCAAAAGAAAACTATGACAAACTTATCAAGCTCATCGACGGAATGTCTGAAAAAGAACTTAATACACCATTTGATTTTTCAGGCGAACCAAGCAAAAGAGAAGCTCACTGGAGCCGCGACAAAAATGTCCGCGATGTACTCATTCACCTTTATGAATGGCATCAGCTTATGCTCAAGTTTCCGAAAAACAATAAAGACATTACTGACAAAAAATCAGCTATTGCCTTCCTCCCATCAGAATATTCGTGGAAAACTTATGGCGCAATGAATGTAATGTTCTGGAATAATCATCAGAAAACAAGTCTGGAAGAAGCTAGAAAGTTGCTCGATAAAAGCCACGCCGATGTAATAAATCTGATAGAGAGTTATTCAAACGAAGAACTTTTTATCCCAAAGTATTTTGCATGGACAGGAAACGCAGCGCTTGGAGATTATTGTGTCAGCACAACCTCAAGCCACTACGACTGGGCTATAAAAAAAATCAAAGCTCATATTAAGAATTGTAAATAA
- a CDS encoding SAP domain-containing protein, which yields MTKRPSFTAIKSYEDFSKYYWYREELQTICKSLNIDASGMKAELNHNIEEYFKGNFIPPKKSNTFSPSVTKHHTSPKAATSIITLTPQTSLIECGFCFNQRFRDFFSQQTGIDNFKFNVDMVATVRKVKETNDISFTLGDLLNIFYGTKTYAKYDKVSLQWNKFVHDFCTDPATTHFKNKLKTASILWKKVRTSTREKIYTTELLEEFSDIINKEN from the coding sequence ATCACAAAGCGCCCTTCTTTCACCGCCATCAAATCCTATGAAGATTTTTCTAAATATTACTGGTACCGCGAAGAGCTCCAGACTATCTGCAAATCATTGAATATCGATGCCTCAGGTATGAAAGCAGAACTCAACCACAACATAGAAGAATACTTTAAAGGCAATTTCATTCCACCAAAAAAATCAAACACTTTCAGCCCCTCAGTTACCAAACACCATACTTCCCCAAAGGCTGCCACTTCCATCATCACTCTCACCCCACAAACCAGCCTCATAGAATGCGGTTTCTGCTTCAACCAGCGTTTCCGCGATTTTTTCTCTCAACAGACTGGAATCGATAATTTCAAATTCAACGTCGATATGGTAGCCACCGTTCGTAAAGTAAAGGAAACCAACGATATCTCTTTCACTCTCGGTGACCTCCTCAACATTTTTTACGGCACTAAAACTTACGCAAAATACGACAAAGTCTCTCTACAATGGAACAAGTTCGTTCACGACTTCTGCACTGACCCAGCCACTACTCACTTTAAAAATAAACTCAAAACCGCTTCAATCCTCTGGAAAAAAGTTCGTACTTCTACCAGAGAAAAAATATACACTACTGAACTTCTTGAAGAGTTCAGTGATATAATAAACAAGGAGAACTAA
- a CDS encoding helix-turn-helix transcriptional regulator — translation MISTNNLYAVIHSPLVERIPICIFGAFLSLFFSYGIVNFTFDLIQISSSASIRKFVLSYSIIVFVFSFILIFLTNFSKPAFILNLIGLWIPTGFSLVISISFFKRIDTGVFRKEKWIILFLAILNLILSFVLHSAPFIFIISISLLVYHVFYHFYFLSPISKTEKTLKEEFIKDFGITKREQEIIVALLHGKSNKELAETLFVSEKTIETHLANIYRKVGVKNRLELFSRLQND, via the coding sequence ATGATAAGTACAAACAACCTGTATGCTGTAATTCACAGTCCGCTTGTTGAACGAATTCCTATCTGTATTTTTGGTGCATTCCTTTCATTATTCTTTTCTTATGGCATTGTCAATTTTACATTTGATCTGATTCAGATAAGCAGTTCAGCCTCTATCCGAAAATTTGTTTTATCATATTCAATAATTGTTTTTGTATTTTCTTTTATTCTGATTTTTTTGACTAACTTTTCAAAACCCGCTTTTATCTTAAACTTAATCGGATTATGGATACCAACAGGTTTTTCATTGGTCATCAGCATCAGCTTTTTTAAGCGAATTGATACTGGAGTTTTCAGAAAAGAAAAATGGATAATTCTTTTTCTTGCGATATTGAATTTAATTCTTTCTTTTGTACTTCATAGTGCTCCGTTCATTTTTATAATTTCAATTTCTCTTTTAGTTTATCATGTTTTCTATCATTTCTATTTTTTGTCTCCAATTTCAAAAACAGAAAAAACTTTGAAAGAAGAATTCATAAAAGATTTTGGAATTACAAAAAGAGAGCAGGAAATCATTGTTGCCCTTTTACATGGTAAGTCAAACAAAGAACTTGCAGAAACACTTTTTGTCAGTGAAAAAACAATAGAAACTCACCTTGCAAATATTTACAGAAAAGTTGGAGTAAAAAACAGGCTGGAACTTTTCTCACGTCTTCAAAACGACTAA